Proteins from a genomic interval of Helicobacter pylori Shi112:
- the hypA gene encoding hydrogenase/urease nickel incorporation protein HypA, producing the protein MHEYSVVSSLIALCEEHAKKNQAHKIERVVVGIGERSAMDKSLFVSAFETFREESLVCKDAILDIVDEKVELECKDCSHVFKPNALDYGACEKCHSKNVVITQGNEMRLLSLEMLAE; encoded by the coding sequence ATGCATGAATACTCGGTCGTTTCTTCTTTAATCGCTCTTTGCGAAGAGCATGCGAAGAAAAATCAAGCCCATAAGATTGAAAGAGTTGTGGTCGGTATTGGTGAAAGAAGCGCTATGGATAAGAGCTTGTTTGTGAGCGCGTTTGAGACTTTTAGAGAAGAATCTTTGGTGTGTAAAGACGCTATTTTAGACATTGTGGATGAAAAGGTTGAATTAGAATGCAAGGATTGTTCGCATGTTTTTAAGCCTAACGCGCTAGATTATGGGGCGTGTGAGAAATGCCACAGCAAGAATGTCGTTATCACTCAAGGCAATGAAATGCGTTTGTTGTCTTTGGAAATGTTAGCGGAATAA
- the mua gene encoding nickel-binding protein Mua — translation MQEELNAYQQEIKDTREVLKKIRLELKQVQEILRKKKSALKGLKQEIYQKKLEKENSRLNKETQNTQEDVIFPKALEEVEIYTKDNQVIIAKPSKRVFDEGLYLQYRSVLRENRFLKNHLSKKDFENSLLKIELRDLHKEIKLYQVQNLLKDK, via the coding sequence ATGCAAGAAGAATTGAACGCTTACCAGCAAGAAATTAAAGACACTAGAGAAGTTTTAAAAAAAATCCGTTTGGAATTGAAGCAAGTCCAAGAAATCTTGCGTAAGAAAAAGAGCGCTTTAAAAGGTTTGAAGCAAGAAATCTATCAAAAAAAATTAGAAAAAGAAAACTCCCGCTTAAACAAAGAAACACAAAATACACAAGAGGATGTGATTTTCCCTAAAGCCCTTGAAGAAGTGGAGATTTACACTAAGGATAATCAAGTTATAATAGCAAAACCAAGCAAGCGCGTGTTTGATGAAGGGCTTTATTTGCAATACCGCAGCGTTTTGCGCGAAAACAGGTTTTTAAAAAACCATCTCTCTAAAAAAGACTTTGAAAATTCGTTACTCAAAATTGAATTAAGGGATTTGCATAAAGAAATCAAGCTTTATCAAGTCCAAAACCTTTTGAAAGACAAATAA
- the lpxB gene encoding lipid-A-disaccharide synthase, translating into MPTILVSALEASSNVHLEELRRNLPKDYRFIGVFEGKEALYSPREFSIMGFRDVIGRLGFLLKAHKEMVQLAKQADMVLLMDSSSFNIPLAKKIKKQDPHKKIMYYILPQVWAWKKWRAKSLEKYCDFLGAILPFEVGYYQKKAQYVGHPLLDEIKYYKKDIKGETLVFMPGSRKSEIAKIFPLFVKVAQILEQNEGFKRRVLVVPSFFKGLDLKALYGEDIKLFEISYDAHKSLFEAEFAFICSGTATLEAALIGTPFVLAYRAKTMDFLIARMFVNLHYIGLANIFYNALNNETPGLGESQLHPELIQHFLSVEGLLKAYEEMDRERYFKESLRLREYLASGSARKIANGMAFLLNLT; encoded by the coding sequence ATGCCCACGATTTTAGTGAGCGCTTTAGAAGCGAGCTCTAATGTGCATTTAGAGGAATTACGCCGCAATTTGCCTAAAGATTATCGTTTTATTGGCGTGTTTGAAGGCAAAGAGGCGCTCTATAGCCCTAGGGAATTTTCTATCATGGGTTTTAGAGATGTGATAGGCCGTTTAGGGTTTTTACTCAAAGCCCATAAGGAAATGGTCCAATTAGCCAAACAAGCGGATATGGTGCTTTTAATGGATTCTTCTTCTTTCAATATCCCCCTAGCCAAAAAAATCAAAAAACAAGATCCGCATAAAAAAATCATGTATTATATTTTACCGCAAGTTTGGGCATGGAAAAAATGGCGCGCTAAAAGCCTTGAAAAATACTGCGATTTTTTGGGAGCGATTTTGCCTTTTGAAGTGGGCTATTACCAAAAAAAAGCCCAATATGTAGGACACCCTTTATTAGATGAAATTAAATACTATAAAAAAGATATTAAGGGCGAAACTCTAGTGTTCATGCCAGGAAGCCGAAAAAGTGAAATCGCTAAAATATTCCCTTTGTTTGTCAAAGTGGCTCAAATTTTAGAACAAAACGAAGGGTTTAAAAGGCGTGTGTTGGTGGTGCCGAGTTTCTTTAAGGGGTTGGATTTGAAAGCTCTTTATGGGGAAGACATTAAATTATTTGAAATTTCTTATGATGCGCATAAGAGTTTGTTTGAAGCGGAATTTGCGTTCATTTGCAGCGGCACAGCGACTTTAGAGGCCGCTTTGATTGGCACGCCTTTTGTGTTGGCGTATAGGGCTAAAACGATGGATTTTTTGATCGCTAGAATGTTTGTCAATTTGCATTATATAGGTTTAGCGAATATCTTTTATAACGCCTTAAACAATGAGACTCCAGGGCTTGGGGAGAGCCAATTACACCCGGAATTGATCCAGCATTTTTTGAGCGTAGAGGGTTTGTTAAAAGCGTATGAAGAAATGGATAGAGAGCGCTATTTTAAAGAAAGTTTGAGATTAAGGGAATATTTGGCTAGTGGGAGCGCGAGAAAAATCGCTAATGGAATGGCTTTTTTGCTGAATTTAACTTAA
- the greA gene encoding transcription elongation factor GreA, translated as MNKEPMSMHGYNKICAELKQLKEVERPNIVKEIDIARGHGDLKENAEYHAAKEKQRFIEARIVDLSEIIANAQVIDPSVLAHNKVSFGSTIKILNLDNDKEFSYTIVGSVESDPSKGLISFGSPIAKSLIGKSKGDAVSIQLPNGESDFEILDIYYKEICFDEN; from the coding sequence ATGAACAAAGAACCTATGAGTATGCATGGATACAATAAAATTTGCGCGGAATTGAAGCAATTAAAAGAGGTGGAACGGCCTAATATTGTGAAAGAAATTGATATTGCTAGAGGGCATGGGGACTTGAAAGAAAACGCTGAATACCATGCTGCTAAAGAAAAGCAACGCTTCATTGAAGCGAGAATTGTGGATTTAAGCGAAATTATCGCTAACGCTCAAGTGATTGACCCAAGCGTTTTAGCCCATAATAAAGTGAGTTTTGGCAGCACGATTAAAATCCTTAATTTAGATAACGATAAAGAGTTTTCTTATACGATAGTAGGGAGCGTGGAGAGCGATCCGTCTAAAGGGTTAATCTCTTTTGGTTCGCCGATCGCTAAGAGCTTGATAGGTAAGAGCAAGGGCGATGCGGTGAGCATTCAATTGCCTAATGGTGAGAGCGATTTTGAAATTTTAGACATTTATTATAAAGAGATTTGTTTTGATGAAAATTAA
- the dut gene encoding dUTP diphosphatase — protein MKIKIQKIHPNALIPKYQTEGSSGFDLHAVEEVMIKPHSVGLVKIGICLSLEVGYELQVRTRSGLALNHQVVVLNSPGTVDNDYRGEIKVILANLSDKDFKVQVGDRIAQGVVQKTYKAEFIECEQLDETSRGSGGFGSTGVSKA, from the coding sequence ATGAAAATTAAAATCCAAAAAATCCACCCAAACGCCCTTATCCCTAAATACCAAACTGAGGGTTCTTCAGGCTTTGATTTGCATGCTGTAGAAGAAGTAATGATCAAACCTCATAGCGTGGGCTTGGTGAAAATAGGGATTTGTTTATCTTTAGAAGTGGGGTATGAATTGCAAGTGCGCACCCGTAGCGGTTTGGCTTTGAATCATCAGGTGGTGGTGTTAAATTCTCCTGGCACGGTGGATAATGATTATAGGGGCGAAATTAAGGTCATTTTAGCGAATTTGAGCGATAAAGATTTTAAGGTTCAAGTAGGGGATAGGATCGCTCAAGGGGTGGTTCAAAAAACTTATAAAGCCGAATTTATAGAGTGCGAACAATTAGATGAAACTTCAAGGGGTAGCGGGGGCTTTGGCAGCACAGGAGTGAGTAAGGCATGA
- a CDS encoding plasminogen-binding protein pgbA C-terminal domain-containing protein, with protein MNKPFLILLIALIVFSGCNMRKYFKPAKHQIKGEAYFPNHLQESIVSSNRYGAILKNGAVIGDKGLTQLRIGKNFNYESSFLNESQGFFILAQDCLNKIDKKTSKSKVAKTEETELKLKGVEAEVQDKVCHQVELISNNPNASQQSIIIPLETFALSASVKGNLLAVVLADNSANLYDITSQKLLFSEKGSPSTTINSLMAMPIFMDTVVVFPMLDGRLLVVDYVHGNPTPIRNIVISSDKFFNNITYLIVDGNNMIASTGKRILSVVSGQEFNYDGDIIDLLYDKGTLYVLTLDGQILQMDKSLRELNSVKLPFASLNTIVLNHNKLYSLEKRGYVIEVDLNDFNSYNVYKTPTIGSFKFFSSNRLDKGVFYDKNRVYYDRYYLDYNNFKPKLYPVVEKPASEKSQKGEKGNAPIYLQERHKAKEKPLEENKVKPRNSGFEEDEVKANQRGMEPINNQNNAIQRGVKENQENKNTPASKEGNAFKEAPKLSPKEEKRRLKEEKKKAKAEQRAREFEQRAREHQERDEKELEERKKALEMNKK; from the coding sequence ATGAACAAACCATTTTTAATCTTACTCATAGCCCTAATTGTCTTTAGCGGCTGTAACATGAGAAAATACTTCAAACCCGCTAAACACCAAATTAAAGGCGAAGCGTATTTCCCTAACCATTTGCAAGAAAGCATCGTTTCGTCTAATCGTTATGGAGCCATTTTGAAAAATGGAGCGGTTATAGGCGATAAAGGTTTAACGCAGCTAAGAATCGGTAAGAATTTCAATTATGAAAGCAGTTTTTTAAATGAGAGTCAGGGGTTTTTCATCCTTGCGCAAGATTGTTTGAATAAGATTGATAAAAAAACAAGCAAAAGCAAGGTGGCTAAGACTGAAGAAACGGAATTGAAATTAAAGGGCGTTGAAGCAGAAGTCCAAGATAAAGTCTGCCATCAAGTGGAATTGATTAGCAATAACCCTAACGCCAGCCAACAATCCATCATTATTCCTTTGGAAACTTTTGCCTTGAGCGCGAGCGTTAAAGGGAATCTTTTAGCGGTGGTGTTAGCGGACAATTCAGCGAATTTATACGACATCACTTCTCAAAAATTGCTTTTTAGTGAGAAAGGTTCCCCAAGCACCACGATCAATTCTTTAATGGCGATGCCTATTTTTATGGATACGGTCGTGGTATTCCCCATGCTAGATGGGCGTTTGTTAGTCGTGGATTATGTGCATGGAAACCCTACGCCTATTAGAAACATTGTTATCAGCAGCGATAAGTTTTTTAACAATATCACTTATCTTATCGTAGATGGCAATAACATGATCGCTTCTACAGGGAAAAGAATACTCTCAGTAGTGAGCGGTCAAGAGTTCAATTATGATGGGGATATTATAGATTTGCTTTATGATAAGGGGACTTTATATGTGCTCACGCTAGACGGGCAGATTTTGCAAATGGATAAGAGTTTGAGGGAATTAAATAGCGTGAAATTACCCTTTGCTTCGCTCAATACCATTGTATTAAACCATAATAAATTGTATTCTTTAGAAAAACGCGGGTATGTGATAGAAGTGGATTTGAATGATTTTAATTCGTATAATGTCTATAAAACGCCAACTATAGGCAGTTTTAAGTTTTTTTCATCCAATCGTTTGGATAAAGGGGTGTTTTATGATAAAAATCGGGTGTATTATGATCGCTACTATTTAGATTATAATAATTTTAAACCCAAGCTTTATCCCGTTGTGGAAAAACCTGCATCTGAAAAATCTCAAAAAGGCGAAAAAGGGAACGCTCCTATTTATTTGCAAGAAAGGCATAAAGCTAAAGAAAAGCCTTTAGAAGAAAACAAAGTTAAGCCAAGAAATAGCGGGTTTGAAGAGGATGAAGTTAAAGCCAACCAACGCGGTATGGAGCCTATCAACAATCAAAATAACGCTATCCAACGAGGCGTAAAAGAAAATCAAGAAAACAAAAACACTCCTGCTTCAAAAGAGGGTAACGCTTTTAAAGAAGCGCCAAAACTCAGCCCTAAAGAAGAAAAACGCCGCCTGAAAGAAGAAAAGAAAAAAGCCAAAGCCGAACAAAGAGCGAGAGAATTTGAACAAAGAGCGAGAGAGCATCAAGAAAGAGATGAAAAAGAGCTTGAAGAAAGAAAAAAAGCTTTAGAAATGAATAAGAAGTAA
- a CDS encoding type III pantothenate kinase — translation MPARQSFADLKNLVLCDIGNTRIHFVQNYQLFSSAKEDLKRLGIQKEIFYISVNEENEKALLNCYPNAKNIAGFFHLETDYVGLGIDRQMACLAVNNGVIVDAGSAITIDLIQEGKHLGGCILPGLAQYIHAYQKSAKILEQPFKALDSLEVLPKNTRDAVNYGMILSVISCIQHLAKNQKIYLCGGDAKYLSAFLPHSVCKERLVFDGMEIALKKAGVLECK, via the coding sequence ATGCCAGCTAGGCAATCTTTTGCAGATTTGAAAAACCTGGTTTTATGCGATATAGGCAACACGCGCATCCATTTCGTGCAAAACTACCAACTCTTTTCAAGCGCTAAAGAAGATTTAAAGCGTTTGGGTATTCAAAAGGAAATTTTTTACATTAGCGTGAATGAAGAAAATGAAAAAGCCCTTTTGAATTGTTACCCTAACGCTAAAAATATTGCAGGATTTTTTCATTTAGAAACCGACTATGTGGGGCTTGGGATAGACCGGCAAATGGCGTGTCTAGCGGTAAATAATGGCGTGATCGTGGATGCGGGGAGCGCGATTACGATTGATTTAATCCAAGAGGGCAAGCATTTAGGAGGGTGTATTTTACCCGGTTTAGCCCAATATATCCATGCGTATCAAAAAAGCGCTAAAATCTTAGAGCAACCTTTCAAAGCATTAGATTCTTTAGAAGTTTTACCTAAAAACACTAGAGACGCTGTGAATTACGGCATGATTTTGAGCGTCATCTCTTGCATCCAGCATTTAGCCAAAAATCAAAAAATCTATCTTTGTGGGGGCGATGCGAAGTATTTGAGCGCGTTTTTACCCCATTCTGTTTGCAAGGAGCGTTTGGTTTTTGACGGGATGGAAATCGCTCTTAAAAAAGCAGGGGTATTAGAATGCAAATGA
- a CDS encoding sulfite exporter TauE/SafE family protein, whose amino-acid sequence MQMMHNLSFLGMFLAALSMSLGHCVGMCGGIVSAFSQIRFSKVTSFSYQLACHALYNVGRISTYMLLGAIAAGLGHSLSVSMGFRGVLFISMGIILIGLALLGAKVEKLSFQIPFISFLMKKTLQSQNILGLYFLGVLNGFLPCMMVYSFLASVILSHSAFMGAMLGLSFGLGTSVPLFLMGFFLSKISVSYRKFFNLLSKGLMGVFGLYILYMGIMLINHQNPHAIHHSSETTQHDHKGMHERH is encoded by the coding sequence ATGCAAATGATGCACAATTTGAGTTTTTTGGGCATGTTTTTAGCCGCTTTGAGCATGTCTTTAGGGCATTGTGTGGGCATGTGTGGGGGGATTGTGAGCGCGTTTAGTCAAATAAGATTTTCTAAAGTTACAAGCTTTTCTTACCAGCTCGCTTGCCATGCTCTCTATAATGTAGGGAGGATCAGCACCTACATGCTTTTAGGGGCTATAGCGGCGGGTTTGGGGCATAGTCTTAGCGTGAGCATGGGTTTTAGGGGTGTTTTATTCATCAGCATGGGGATTATTTTGATCGGTTTAGCGCTCTTGGGGGCTAAAGTGGAAAAATTAAGCTTTCAAATCCCTTTCATCTCTTTTTTGATGAAAAAAACCTTGCAATCTCAAAACATTCTAGGGCTGTATTTTTTGGGCGTGTTGAACGGGTTTTTACCTTGCATGATGGTGTATTCGTTTTTAGCGAGCGTGATTCTCAGTCATAGCGCGTTTATGGGAGCGATGCTAGGCCTTTCTTTTGGGCTTGGCACCAGCGTGCCGTTGTTTTTAATGGGGTTTTTTTTAAGCAAAATTTCCGTTTCTTACAGGAAATTTTTCAATCTTTTGTCTAAAGGTTTAATGGGGGTTTTTGGGCTTTATATTCTTTATATGGGGATCATGCTCATTAACCACCAAAACCCCCATGCGATACATCATTCAAGCGAAACCACCCAACACGATCACAAGGGAATGCATGAGCGCCACTAA
- the gmhB gene encoding D-glycero-beta-D-manno-heptose 1,7-bisphosphate 7-phosphatase encodes MSATNKALFLDRDGIINIDKGYVSQKEDFEFQKGIFELLNHAKSLGYKLLLITNQSGINRGYYTLKDFETLTEYLQESLLKELGFNLDGVYFCRHAPEENCACRKPKPSLILQAAKEHQICLEQSFMIGDKESDMLAGLNAKVKNNLLLTTNVLKTSHSWIQCKDFKEMIDLIK; translated from the coding sequence ATGAGCGCCACTAACAAAGCCCTTTTTTTGGACAGAGACGGCATTATCAATATTGATAAAGGCTATGTGAGTCAAAAAGAAGATTTTGAGTTCCAAAAAGGGATTTTTGAATTACTAAACCATGCGAAATCTTTAGGCTACAAACTGCTTTTAATCACCAACCAATCCGGGATCAACCGGGGCTATTACACCCTTAAAGATTTTGAAACACTCACCGAATACCTCCAAGAAAGCTTGCTCAAAGAATTAGGTTTTAATTTGGATGGCGTCTATTTTTGCAGGCACGCCCCAGAAGAAAATTGCGCTTGCAGAAAGCCAAAACCCTCTTTGATTTTGCAAGCCGCTAAAGAACATCAAATTTGCTTGGAGCAATCTTTTATGATAGGCGATAAGGAGAGCGACATGTTAGCCGGCTTGAACGCTAAAGTTAAAAACAACCTTTTATTGACCACAAATGTTTTAAAAACTTCTCATTCTTGGATACAATGTAAAGATTTTAAAGAGATGATAGATCTAATCAAATAA
- the rfaD gene encoding ADP-glyceromanno-heptose 6-epimerase yields MRYIDDELENQTILITGGAGFVGSNLAFYFQENHPKAKVVVLDKFRSNTLFSNKHPSSLGHFKNLIGFKGEVVIADINNPLDLRRLEKLHFDYLFHQAAISDTTMLDQELVMKTNYQAFLNLLEIARPKKTKVIYASSAGVYGNTKAPNVVGKNESPENVYGFSKLCMDEFVLSHSNDNIQVGLRYFNVYGPREFYKEKTASMVLQLALGIMAFKEVKLFEFGEQLRDFVYIEDVIQANVKAMKAQKSGVYNVGYSQARSYNEIVSILKEHLGDFKVTYIKNPYAFFQNHTQAHIEPTILDLDYTPLYDLESGIKDYLPHIHAIFKEQRA; encoded by the coding sequence ATGCGTTATATTGATGATGAATTAGAAAATCAAACGATTTTAATCACCGGTGGGGCTGGCTTTGTGGGCAGTAATCTGGCCTTTTATTTTCAAGAGAACCACCCTAAAGCTAAAGTGGTGGTTTTGGATAAATTTCGCAGTAACACGCTTTTCAGTAATAAGCACCCCAGTTCCTTAGGGCATTTTAAGAATTTAATCGGTTTTAAGGGTGAGGTGGTTATAGCTGATATTAACAACCCCTTAGATTTAAGGCGTTTAGAAAAATTGCATTTTGATTATTTGTTCCACCAAGCCGCTATCTCTGATACGACCATGCTGGATCAAGAATTAGTGATGAAAACCAACTACCAGGCTTTTTTAAACCTTTTAGAAATCGCTCGCCCAAAAAAAACTAAAGTGATTTACGCTTCTTCAGCGGGCGTTTATGGCAACACCAAAGCCCCCAATGTGGTAGGCAAAAACGAAAGCCCTGAAAATGTTTATGGCTTTTCCAAGCTTTGCATGGACGAATTTGTCCTCTCCCATTCAAACGACAATATTCAAGTGGGCTTAAGGTATTTTAATGTCTATGGGCCTAGGGAATTTTATAAAGAAAAAACCGCCTCTATGGTTTTGCAACTCGCCTTAGGCATAATGGCGTTTAAGGAAGTCAAGCTTTTTGAATTTGGCGAGCAATTAAGGGATTTTGTCTATATTGAAGATGTGATCCAAGCGAATGTAAAAGCGATGAAGGCTCAAAAAAGCGGGGTTTATAATGTGGGTTATTCCCAAGCCAGAAGTTATAATGAAATAGTTAGCATTTTAAAAGAGCATTTAGGGGATTTTAAAGTAACTTATATTAAAAACCCTTATGCTTTCTTCCAAAATCACACCCAAGCACATATTGAACCCACTATTTTGGATTTGGATTACACCCCTTTATACGATTTAGAAAGCGGCATTAAAGATTATTTGCCCCATATCCATGCGATTTTTAAAGAACAGCGCGCATGA
- the rfaE1 gene encoding D-glycero-beta-D-manno-heptose-7-phosphate kinase codes for MKQILVVGDLIADYYLWGRSERLSPEAPVPVLEVQRESKNLGGAANVANNLTSLKAKVFLCGVVGDDLEGEHFINALKARNIDTSGILTDKTRCTTLKTRIIAQNQQIARVDKEIKDPLNADLRKKLLDFFTEKIQEIDGVILSDYNKGVLDFELTQKMIALANKHHKLILCDPKGKDYSKYAHASLITPNRIELEQALHLKLDSHANLSKALRILKETYHIAMPLVTLSEQGIAFLEKGELVNCPTIAKEVYDVTGAGDTVIASLTLSLLESMSLKEACEFANAAAAVVVGKMGSALASLEEIALILNQTHPKILPLEKLLETLERHQQKIVFTNGCFDILHKGHASYLQKAKALGDILIVGLNSDASVKRLKGDKRPIVSEKDRAFLLASLSCVDYVVVFEEDTPIKLIQALKPDILVKGADYLNKEVIGSEFAKETRLMEFEEGYSTSAIIEKIKRTCND; via the coding sequence ATGAAACAAATTCTAGTCGTGGGGGATCTAATCGCTGATTATTACCTGTGGGGGAGGAGCGAACGCCTTTCGCCTGAAGCCCCTGTGCCTGTTTTAGAAGTCCAAAGGGAGAGCAAGAATTTAGGCGGAGCGGCTAATGTGGCGAACAACCTCACCTCTTTAAAAGCTAAAGTTTTTTTATGTGGGGTTGTAGGCGATGATTTAGAGGGCGAGCATTTTATTAACGCTCTCAAAGCCAGGAATATTGACACTTCAGGCATTTTAACGGATAAAACCCGTTGCACCACGCTCAAAACGCGCATCATCGCGCAAAACCAGCAAATCGCGCGCGTGGATAAGGAAATCAAAGACCCCTTAAACGCTGATTTAAGAAAAAAACTTTTAGATTTTTTCACAGAAAAAATCCAAGAAATAGATGGCGTTATCCTTTCAGATTACAATAAGGGCGTGTTGGATTTTGAACTCACTCAAAAAATGATCGCTCTAGCCAACAAACACCACAAGCTCATTTTATGCGACCCTAAAGGGAAGGATTATAGCAAATACGCTCATGCGAGTTTGATCACGCCTAATCGCATTGAATTAGAACAAGCGCTCCATTTGAAGTTAGACAGCCATGCGAATTTATCAAAAGCGCTCCGAATCTTAAAAGAAACTTATCATATCGCCATGCCTTTAGTAACTTTGAGCGAACAAGGCATCGCTTTTTTAGAAAAAGGCGAGTTAGTCAATTGCCCCACTATCGCTAAAGAGGTTTATGATGTAACCGGGGCAGGCGATACGGTGATAGCGTCTTTAACGCTCTCTTTATTAGAATCGATGAGCCTAAAAGAAGCTTGCGAGTTTGCCAATGCGGCTGCGGCTGTGGTGGTGGGTAAAATGGGGAGCGCGTTAGCGAGTTTAGAAGAAATCGCTTTGATTTTAAACCAAACGCACCCTAAAATCCTCCCTTTAGAAAAGCTGTTAGAAACTTTAGAACGCCATCAGCAAAAAATCGTTTTCACCAATGGCTGTTTTGACATCCTCCATAAAGGGCATGCGAGTTATTTGCAAAAGGCTAAAGCTTTAGGGGATATTCTCATTGTAGGGTTAAATAGCGACGCTTCCGTTAAAAGACTTAAGGGGGATAAACGCCCCATAGTGAGCGAAAAAGACAGAGCGTTTCTTTTAGCGAGTTTGTCTTGCGTGGATTATGTCGTGGTGTTTGAAGAAGACACGCCAATCAAATTGATTCAAGCCCTAAAGCCTGATATTTTAGTCAAGGGAGCGGACTATCTCAATAAAGAAGTCATAGGGAGCGAGTTTGCTAAAGAAACCCGCTTGATGGAATTTGAAGAAGGTTATTCCACAAGCGCTATCATAGAAAAAATTAAAAGGACATGCAATGATTGA
- the gmhA gene encoding D-sedoheptulose 7-phosphate isomerase, protein MIDGLIKKEFLAHKEALEKSLESLQEALKESVHLLIETLENQGKILICGNGGSASDAQHFAAELTGRYKLERKGLSALSLSTDTSALTAIANDYGYEEVFARQVEALGVKNDVLIGISTSGNSKNVLKAYEKAKDLGVKTLSLAGRDGGKMKPLSDMALIVPSDDTPRIQEMHILMIHILCDCIERHFANKN, encoded by the coding sequence ATGATTGATGGTTTGATTAAAAAAGAATTTTTAGCCCATAAGGAAGCGTTAGAAAAAAGTTTAGAGAGTTTGCAAGAAGCGTTAAAAGAAAGCGTTCATCTTTTGATAGAAACTTTAGAAAACCAAGGGAAAATCCTTATTTGCGGTAACGGGGGGAGCGCTAGCGATGCGCAGCATTTTGCCGCTGAATTGACCGGGCGCTATAAATTGGAAAGGAAAGGTTTGAGCGCCTTAAGCTTAAGCACGGATACCTCAGCCCTTACCGCCATTGCGAACGATTATGGTTATGAAGAAGTGTTTGCCAGACAAGTAGAAGCGTTGGGGGTAAAAAACGATGTTTTGATAGGGATTTCTACAAGCGGTAATTCCAAAAATGTCCTAAAAGCTTATGAAAAAGCCAAAGATTTAGGGGTAAAAACGCTTAGTTTAGCGGGGCGTGATGGGGGGAAAATGAAGCCTTTAAGCGACATGGCTTTGATTGTCCCTAGCGATGATACCCCACGAATCCAAGAAATGCACATTCTTATGATCCACATTTTATGCGATTGCATTGAAAGGCATTTCGCTAATAAAAATTAA
- the guaC gene encoding GMP reductase, whose translation MKIFDYENIQLIPNKCIVNSRSECDTTVTLGKHAFKMPVVPANMQTIINDSIAEFLAENGYFYIMHRFDGAARIPFVKKMKGRQWISSISVGVKKEEYLFIEELAKQKLASDYITIDIAHGHSNSVIEMIQHIKTHFPETFVIAGNVGTPEAVRELENAGADATKVGIGPGKACITKIKTGFGTGGWQLAALIWCAKAARKPIIADGGIRTHGDIAKSIRFGATMVMIGSLFAGHEESSGETKIENGIAYKEYFGSASEFQKGEKKNIEGKKIWIQHKGSLKDTLIEMHQDLQSSISYAGGRDLEAIRKVDYVIVKNSIFNGDAI comes from the coding sequence TTGAAAATATTTGATTACGAAAACATCCAGCTCATCCCTAATAAATGTATCGTGAATAGCCGTTCAGAGTGTGATACGACCGTTACCTTAGGCAAGCACGCATTTAAAATGCCCGTAGTTCCAGCAAACATGCAAACAATCATCAACGACTCGATCGCAGAATTCCTAGCAGAAAATGGCTATTTCTACATCATGCACCGTTTTGATGGAGCGGCAAGAATCCCGTTTGTCAAAAAAATGAAGGGACGCCAATGGATCAGCTCCATCAGTGTTGGGGTGAAAAAGGAAGAATATCTTTTCATAGAAGAGTTGGCCAAACAAAAATTAGCGTCAGACTATATCACGATCGATATTGCGCATGGCCATTCAAATTCTGTCATTGAAATGATCCAACACATCAAAACGCATTTTCCAGAAACTTTTGTGATTGCCGGGAATGTTGGCACACCAGAAGCAGTCCGTGAATTAGAGAACGCCGGTGCTGACGCTACAAAAGTTGGCATTGGACCTGGGAAAGCGTGCATCACCAAAATCAAAACAGGTTTTGGTACGGGTGGTTGGCAACTGGCAGCTCTTATATGGTGCGCTAAAGCAGCAAGAAAACCGATTATTGCAGATGGTGGTATTCGCACGCATGGCGATATTGCAAAATCAATACGCTTTGGCGCGACAATGGTAATGATTGGCTCGCTTTTTGCAGGGCATGAAGAATCATCTGGAGAAACAAAAATAGAAAATGGTATCGCATATAAAGAATATTTCGGTTCAGCTTCAGAGTTCCAAAAAGGTGAAAAGAAAAATATTGAAGGTAAGAAAATTTGGATCCAACATAAAGGATCATTAAAAGATACGCTGATTGAAATGCATCAAGATCTACAATCTTCAATCTCCTATGCAGGTGGGAGAGACCTTGAAGCGATTCGAAAAGTTGATTATGTCATTGTGAAAAATTCAATTTTCAATGGAGACGCAATCTAA